In Flavobacterium sp., a single window of DNA contains:
- the ftsY gene encoding signal recognition particle-docking protein FtsY, producing MSFFKKLFSTEKKETLDKGLEKTKTTFFSKLSKAVAGKSKVDDDVLDDLEEVLVGSDVGVNTTLKIIERIEKRVAEDKYLGTEELNQILRDEIGGLLSETNTGEATEFEIPKDKKPYVLMVVGVNGVGKTTTIGKLAYQFKKAGHKVVLGAADTFRAAAIDQLQVWADRVGVTIVKQSMGSDPASVAFDTLQSAVAQNADVVIIDTAGRLHNKINLMNELSKVKRVMQKVVADAPHDVLLVLDGSTGQNAFEQAKQFTAATEVTSLAVTKLDGTAKGGVVIGISDQFQIPVKYIGVGEGIEDLQVFNKYEFVDSFFK from the coding sequence ATGAGTTTTTTTAAAAAATTATTCTCTACCGAAAAAAAAGAGACTTTAGATAAAGGTCTTGAAAAAACAAAAACTACTTTTTTCTCTAAGTTAAGCAAAGCTGTGGCGGGAAAATCTAAAGTCGATGACGATGTTTTAGATGATCTCGAAGAAGTTTTAGTAGGTTCAGATGTTGGAGTAAATACAACATTAAAAATCATTGAAAGAATCGAAAAACGTGTAGCTGAAGATAAATATTTAGGAACCGAAGAGTTAAATCAAATTCTGCGTGATGAGATTGGAGGTTTGCTTTCTGAAACTAATACTGGAGAAGCAACAGAATTTGAAATTCCAAAAGATAAAAAACCATACGTTTTAATGGTTGTTGGAGTAAATGGTGTTGGAAAAACTACTACTATCGGAAAACTGGCTTATCAGTTTAAAAAAGCGGGTCATAAAGTTGTTTTGGGTGCTGCAGATACTTTTCGTGCAGCTGCCATCGATCAATTACAAGTTTGGGCAGATAGAGTTGGTGTAACTATTGTAAAGCAAAGTATGGGTAGTGATCCTGCTTCTGTAGCTTTTGATACTTTGCAATCTGCGGTTGCTCAAAATGCTGACGTCGTAATTATTGATACAGCTGGCCGTTTACATAATAAAATCAATTTGATGAACGAACTTTCAAAAGTAAAACGTGTAATGCAGAAAGTAGTTGCTGATGCGCCTCATGATGTACTTTTGGTTTTAGATGGTTCGACTGGTCAAAATGCTTTTGAACAGGCAAAACAGTTTACAGCAGCGACAGAAGTTACTTCGTTAGCAGTAACTAAACTAGACGGAACTGCAAAAGGAGGAGTTGTTATTGGTATTTCTGACCAGTTTCAAATTCCTGTAAAATATATTGGTGTCGGCGAAGGAATTGAAGATTTACAGGTCTTCAATAAATATGAATTTGTTGATAGTTTTTTTAAATAA
- a CDS encoding DUF4295 domain-containing protein, producing the protein MAKKTVASLQTSSKRLSKAIKMVKSPKTGAYIFVESIMAPELVDEFLKKK; encoded by the coding sequence ATGGCAAAGAAAACCGTAGCATCGTTACAAACATCTTCTAAGAGATTATCAAAAGCCATCAAAATGGTAAAATCTCCAAAAACTGGTGCATATATATTCGTTGAATCTATTATGGCTCCTGAATTAGTTGATGAATTCTTGAAAAAGAAATAA
- the rpmG gene encoding 50S ribosomal protein L33, translating into MAKKGNRIQVILECTEHKTSGVPGTSRYITTKNKKNTPDRLEIKKFNPILKRVTVHKEIK; encoded by the coding sequence ATGGCAAAGAAAGGTAATAGAATCCAGGTAATTTTAGAATGTACTGAGCACAAGACTTCTGGTGTTCCGGGTACTTCTAGATATATTACAACTAAGAACAAAAAAAATACTCCAGATAGATTAGAGATTAAAAAATTTAATCCAATCTTGAAACGTGTAACTGTTCATAAAGAAATTAAGTAA
- the rpmB gene encoding 50S ribosomal protein L28 produces the protein MSRVCDLTGKRAMVGNNVSHAMNKTKRKFSVNLVKKRFYLPEEDRWITLRVAASTIKTINKNGITAVLKKAQSEGFIK, from the coding sequence ATGTCAAGAGTTTGTGACCTTACAGGTAAAAGAGCGATGGTAGGAAATAACGTTTCTCACGCTATGAACAAAACTAAGAGAAAGTTTTCTGTAAACTTAGTTAAAAAGCGTTTTTATCTTCCAGAAGAAGATAGATGGATTACTCTTAGAGTAGCAGCATCTACGATAAAAACAATTAATAAAAATGGAATCACTGCTGTTTTGAAAAAAGCACAGTCAGAAGGATTTATCAAATAA
- a CDS encoding competence/damage-inducible protein A gives MKATIVTIGDEILIGQIVDTNSNFIAKELDRIGVETYEMISISDDKQHILNTFAQLQNKVDLVIITGGLGPTKDDVTKKTFCEYFDDELVVNPEVLAHVTELIEGFYKRPISQLNKDQALVPSKCTVLPNKMGTAPGMWMKKENTVFVSLPGVPYEMKYLVENEIIPKVVKEYKRPYIIHKTILTYGQGESLVAERIESWENNLPEFIKLAYLPNPGRVRLRMTARGTNKEELEKAIEENVQSLDAIIHDIIVGYDENETIETVVGKLLAKHNKTISTAESCTGGKIASLLSSVQGASGYFKGSIVSYATEAKVNVLGIPQDLINQFSVVSAEVATAMAQSAKAILKTDYAIATTGNAGPLKGDSDAEIGTVFIALATPNGVITEEFNFGQPREKVIDRATIKSLEILQKEILKIVQ, from the coding sequence ATGAAAGCAACAATAGTTACCATTGGAGATGAAATTTTAATTGGTCAGATAGTAGATACAAATTCGAATTTTATAGCCAAAGAGCTTGATCGAATAGGTGTTGAAACTTATGAAATGATTTCTATAAGTGATGACAAACAGCATATTTTAAACACTTTTGCCCAATTACAAAACAAAGTTGATCTTGTAATTATAACAGGAGGTTTGGGTCCGACAAAAGATGATGTTACGAAAAAAACTTTCTGTGAATATTTTGATGACGAATTAGTTGTAAATCCAGAAGTTTTGGCTCACGTAACAGAATTGATAGAAGGTTTTTATAAACGACCAATTTCTCAGTTAAATAAAGATCAGGCACTTGTTCCTTCGAAATGTACTGTTTTACCAAATAAAATGGGAACAGCACCGGGAATGTGGATGAAAAAAGAAAATACCGTATTTGTTTCGCTTCCGGGAGTTCCGTACGAAATGAAATATCTGGTAGAAAATGAAATAATTCCTAAAGTAGTAAAAGAATATAAACGTCCTTATATTATTCATAAAACCATTTTAACCTATGGTCAGGGCGAGAGTTTAGTTGCAGAACGTATTGAAAGCTGGGAAAACAATCTGCCCGAATTTATTAAACTGGCTTACCTGCCAAATCCGGGTCGGGTGCGTCTGCGTATGACAGCCCGAGGAACGAACAAAGAAGAGCTGGAAAAAGCAATTGAAGAAAATGTTCAGTCTCTGGATGCTATAATTCACGATATTATAGTAGGTTATGATGAAAATGAAACCATTGAAACGGTAGTAGGGAAGCTGCTTGCAAAACATAATAAAACAATTTCAACCGCAGAAAGCTGCACCGGAGGAAAAATTGCATCACTTTTATCATCGGTGCAAGGTGCTTCAGGATATTTTAAAGGAAGTATAGTTTCGTATGCAACAGAAGCTAAAGTTAATGTTTTAGGAATTCCACAGGATTTAATAAATCAATTTTCGGTCGTAAGTGCAGAGGTTGCGACGGCTATGGCTCAGAGTGCAAAAGCTATACTAAAAACGGATTATGCCATTGCAACGACAGGTAATGCAGGCCCGTTAAAAGGCGATTCAGATGCTGAAATAGGGACTGTTTTTATAGCGCTGGCAACACCAAATGGCGTAATTACAGAAGAATTTAACTTTGGACAACCGCGTGAAAAAGTGATAGATAGGGCGACTATTAAGAGTTTGGAAATATTGCAGAAAGAAATTTTAAAAATTGTGCAATAA
- a CDS encoding Hpt domain-containing protein, with protein sequence MALKYNLSKVYALSDNDPEFVNEILKLFVTEVPEDLKQIKEGIKKKDHKYAYSYAHKIKPTLDLMGLNVAFEEILQVEAWTKAEGKKKDIIETFKSIKIQVKEAIKEIKKDFDV encoded by the coding sequence ATGGCTTTAAAGTACAACCTTTCGAAAGTATATGCGCTTTCAGACAATGACCCTGAATTTGTAAACGAAATTCTAAAATTATTTGTTACAGAAGTTCCTGAAGATTTAAAGCAAATCAAAGAAGGAATCAAGAAAAAGGATCATAAATATGCCTATTCTTATGCGCATAAAATAAAACCTACCTTAGATTTGATGGGGCTTAATGTTGCTTTTGAAGAAATTCTTCAAGTAGAAGCCTGGACAAAAGCCGAAGGAAAGAAAAAAGATATTATTGAAACTTTTAAAAGCATAAAGATTCAGGTAAAAGAAGCAATCAAAGAAATTAAAAAAGACTTTGATGTTTAA
- a CDS encoding fumarylacetoacetate hydrolase family protein → MKIICIGRNYTNHIEELKNERPDEPVVFMKPDSAVLLKQHPFVIPEFSEEVHHELEIIVKINKVGKYIEPKFAHKYYDEISVGIDFTARDLQDKLKAKGLPWEKAKSFDGSAVIGDFLPKSDFVSLENLTFELKNNSETVQKGNTSFMLWKIDELVSYVSQFFTLKIGDIIFTGTPAGVAPVKPNDVLEGFLEDKKLFRIQVK, encoded by the coding sequence ATGAAGATAATCTGTATCGGTAGAAATTATACCAATCATATTGAGGAATTAAAAAACGAACGTCCGGATGAACCGGTGGTTTTTATGAAACCGGATTCGGCAGTTTTATTAAAGCAGCATCCGTTTGTAATTCCGGAATTTTCTGAAGAAGTTCATCACGAATTAGAAATAATTGTGAAAATTAATAAGGTAGGAAAATATATTGAGCCTAAATTTGCACATAAGTATTATGACGAAATAAGTGTAGGTATTGATTTTACAGCCAGAGATTTACAAGATAAACTAAAAGCCAAAGGACTGCCTTGGGAAAAAGCAAAATCTTTTGACGGCTCTGCTGTAATTGGAGATTTTTTACCAAAAAGTGATTTTGTTTCGTTAGAAAATCTTACGTTTGAGCTCAAAAATAATTCTGAAACAGTTCAAAAAGGAAATACAAGTTTTATGTTGTGGAAAATAGATGAATTAGTTTCGTATGTTTCGCAGTTTTTTACACTAAAAATTGGAGATATTATTTTTACCGGAACGCCGGCAGGTGTTGCGCCGGTAAAACCAAATGATGTTTTAGAAGGCTTTTTAGAAGATAAAAAATTATTTAGAATACAAGTAAAATAA
- a CDS encoding 3'-5' exonuclease: MELKLNKPICFFDLETTGIDIGKDRIVEISIFKVFPNGNKESKTWLVNPTIPIPPQTTAVHGITDEKVANEPTFAELAPHIHNMIKDSDLGGFNSDRFDIPLLAEELLRAGVDFDMKNKVSVDVQTIFHKMEERTLSAALKFYCGKSLDNAHSAEADTMATYEILKAQLDRYPELENDMKSLSEFTTRKKIADFAGMIAFDKDDEEIFTFGKHKGAKVEKVLETEPGYFSWIQNADFPLYTKKVLTGIKLRKLNTK; encoded by the coding sequence ATGGAATTAAAACTTAACAAACCAATCTGCTTTTTTGATCTTGAAACAACTGGAATTGACATTGGTAAAGATCGGATTGTAGAAATTTCGATATTTAAGGTTTTTCCAAACGGAAATAAAGAAAGTAAAACCTGGCTGGTTAATCCAACAATTCCAATTCCTCCACAAACTACAGCTGTTCATGGTATTACTGACGAAAAAGTAGCAAACGAACCAACGTTTGCAGAACTGGCTCCGCATATTCATAATATGATAAAAGACAGTGATTTAGGAGGGTTTAATTCAGATCGATTTGATATTCCGTTGTTGGCAGAAGAACTTTTACGCGCCGGAGTTGATTTTGATATGAAAAACAAAGTTTCGGTAGATGTTCAAACCATTTTTCATAAAATGGAAGAACGTACTTTGAGCGCTGCTTTAAAATTCTATTGCGGAAAAAGTCTTGATAATGCACACTCGGCAGAGGCGGATACAATGGCAACGTATGAAATCCTGAAAGCACAGTTAGATCGTTATCCGGAATTGGAAAATGACATGAAATCATTGTCGGAGTTTACAACACGTAAAAAAATCGCTGATTTTGCCGGAATGATTGCTTTTGATAAAGACGACGAAGAAATATTTACTTTCGGTAAACATAAAGGAGCAAAAGTTGAAAAAGTTCTGGAAACTGAACCAGGATATTTCAGCTGGATTCAAAATGCAGATTTTCCTCTGTATACCAAAAAAGTTTTGACAGGAATTAAATTAAGAAAATTAAATACGAAATAA
- a CDS encoding dihydrolipoamide acetyltransferase family protein: MARFELKLPKMGESVAEATITNWLKEVGDKIEADEAVLEIATDKVDSEVPSEVSGILVEQLFGKDDLVQVGQTIAIIETEGGDGPAATPAAEVSAPVEAVEIEKTIEAVKETVTAPQDFSGSDKFLSPLVKNIAKEEGVSVAELDNIQGSGKDGRVTKDDILKYIEDRKAGIVQAPKTVEEAPKAVAETPKTVVEAPKTVQAPEPVVQKSQQVVPVSVNGGDEIIEMDRMRKLISGYMVASVQTSAHVQSFIEVDVTNIVKWRDKVKTAFEKREGEKLTFTPIMMEAVAKALKDFPGMNISVDGEYIIKKKNINLGMAAALPNGNLIVPVIKNADQLNLVGMAKAVNDLGNRAKAGKLKPDDTQGGTYTVTNVGTFGSVFGTPIINQPQVGILALGAIRKVPAVIETPEGDFIGIRQKMFLSHSYDHRVVDGALGGSFVKRVAEYLEAFDVDRDF, encoded by the coding sequence ATGGCAAGATTTGAATTAAAGCTTCCTAAAATGGGAGAGAGCGTCGCTGAAGCAACTATTACTAACTGGTTGAAAGAAGTGGGAGACAAAATTGAAGCTGATGAAGCTGTACTTGAAATTGCAACTGATAAAGTTGACAGCGAAGTACCAAGTGAAGTATCAGGAATTTTAGTTGAACAATTATTTGGCAAAGATGATTTAGTTCAGGTAGGGCAGACTATTGCAATTATCGAAACAGAAGGTGGTGATGGGCCTGCAGCAACTCCGGCTGCTGAGGTTTCTGCGCCAGTAGAAGCAGTAGAAATTGAAAAAACGATAGAAGCAGTAAAAGAAACAGTTACAGCTCCACAAGATTTTTCTGGATCTGATAAATTCCTTTCGCCTTTAGTAAAAAATATTGCAAAAGAAGAAGGTGTTTCTGTTGCTGAATTAGATAATATTCAGGGTTCAGGAAAAGATGGCCGAGTAACAAAAGATGATATTTTAAAATATATAGAAGACCGCAAAGCTGGAATTGTACAGGCTCCAAAAACAGTTGAAGAAGCTCCAAAAGCTGTGGCTGAAACGCCAAAAACTGTAGTTGAAGCGCCAAAAACGGTTCAGGCACCAGAGCCGGTAGTTCAAAAAAGTCAGCAGGTAGTTCCGGTTTCTGTAAATGGCGGTGACGAAATCATCGAAATGGACAGAATGCGTAAACTGATTTCTGGTTACATGGTAGCTTCTGTGCAGACTTCGGCTCACGTTCAGTCATTTATTGAAGTTGACGTAACAAACATTGTAAAATGGAGAGATAAAGTTAAAACGGCTTTCGAAAAGAGAGAAGGTGAAAAACTAACTTTCACTCCAATTATGATGGAAGCGGTTGCTAAAGCCTTAAAAGATTTCCCAGGAATGAACATTTCTGTTGATGGGGAATATATCATCAAAAAGAAAAACATCAACTTAGGAATGGCAGCGGCTTTACCAAACGGAAATTTAATTGTTCCTGTAATTAAAAATGCAGATCAGTTAAACCTTGTCGGAATGGCAAAAGCGGTTAACGATTTAGGAAACCGCGCAAAAGCAGGAAAACTAAAACCAGACGATACGCAAGGCGGAACCTATACTGTAACCAACGTTGGTACTTTTGGAAGTGTTTTTGGAACGCCGATTATCAATCAGCCTCAGGTTGGAATTTTAGCTCTTGGAGCAATTCGTAAAGTTCCTGCGGTTATCGAAACTCCGGAAGGTGATTTCATCGGAATTCGTCAAAAAATGTTCTTGTCGCACTCTTACGATCATAGAGTTGTAGACGGTGCATTAGGAGGAAGTTTTGTGAAAAGAGTAGCAGAATATTTAGAAGCTTTTGACGTAGACAGAGATTTCTAA
- a CDS encoding glycosyltransferase family 2 protein, with protein sequence MQLSVIILNYNVRYFLEQCVLSVQEAIAGLDAEIIVIDNNSSDDSCLMMKTWFPEVKLIENKENFGFPKGNNIGVVQAQGKYICILNPDTVVAGDTFAKILAFAEDKQNLGIIGCKLIDGTGDFLPESKRGIPTPWVAFTKIFGLYKIFPKSKHFNRYYAQHLNKNQTGKVEILVGAFMFLEKDLYQKLNGFDEDCFMYADDIDLSYRALLLKKTNYYFHETTVLHYKGESTIKDELYMKRFQDAMNFFYKKHFKKSRFFSFFIQCGTLFFSFIKMFQGKPKEKPLPESYILYSENENLAKKLASILENKVRFLDFKKEKMVNSSLILQGKKTEIILDNHYVSFKKCINIIETLKDKNITFKILPKMTGFIIGSNSRNDRGQITKIE encoded by the coding sequence ATGCAGTTATCGGTTATCATTCTTAATTATAATGTACGTTACTTTCTGGAACAATGTGTTTTAAGTGTTCAGGAAGCAATTGCAGGTCTTGATGCCGAAATTATTGTAATAGACAATAATTCGTCTGATGACAGCTGTTTGATGATGAAAACTTGGTTTCCGGAAGTAAAATTGATTGAAAACAAAGAAAATTTTGGTTTCCCAAAAGGAAATAATATAGGTGTTGTACAAGCGCAGGGGAAATATATTTGTATTCTAAATCCAGATACTGTTGTTGCCGGAGATACATTTGCTAAAATTTTGGCTTTCGCCGAAGACAAACAGAATCTTGGAATTATTGGCTGCAAATTAATTGACGGAACCGGAGATTTTCTTCCCGAAAGTAAACGCGGAATCCCAACGCCTTGGGTAGCATTCACAAAAATTTTCGGATTATATAAGATATTTCCAAAATCAAAACATTTTAATCGGTATTATGCCCAGCATTTAAATAAAAACCAAACCGGAAAAGTTGAAATTCTCGTTGGAGCATTTATGTTTTTAGAAAAAGATTTATATCAAAAATTAAATGGTTTTGACGAAGATTGTTTTATGTATGCAGATGATATTGATTTGTCTTACAGAGCACTGCTGCTAAAAAAAACAAATTATTATTTCCACGAAACCACCGTTTTACATTATAAAGGAGAAAGTACAATAAAAGACGAATTGTACATGAAACGTTTTCAGGATGCAATGAACTTTTTTTATAAAAAACATTTTAAGAAATCCAGATTTTTTAGTTTTTTCATCCAATGCGGAACTTTGTTTTTTTCATTCATAAAAATGTTTCAGGGAAAACCAAAAGAAAAACCATTGCCGGAAAGTTATATTTTGTACTCTGAAAATGAGAATTTGGCTAAAAAACTGGCGTCGATTTTAGAAAATAAAGTTCGTTTTTTAGATTTCAAGAAAGAAAAAATGGTAAATTCGTCGCTGATTTTACAGGGTAAAAAGACCGAGATCATTTTGGATAATCACTATGTTTCATTCAAAAAATGTATCAATATCATAGAAACTCTTAAAGATAAGAACATTACTTTTAAGATTTTACCTAAAATGACAGGTTTTATTATTGGGAGTAATTCAAGAAATGACAGGGGGCAAATCACGAAAATTGAGTAA
- a CDS encoding DUF5009 domain-containing protein, producing MKIKENLYNQRIISIDALRGITIFVMIFVNELASIQNVPQWMKHMPADADAMTFVDLVFPAFLFIVGMSVPFAFNARLIKGDSPKVIWTHTLKRALALIIIGVYMVNAEYGFDASKMIIEPAFWGLLAYSMPIPIWNKYPKDFSVWLKYILQYGGILVLIALYFLYVQEETGKVGITPKWWGILGLIGWAYLISVIYYWLVSGRLWAMIVFLVICVALNSANLTKGLVLPEWLGFIAGHLTHAALVTAGIIISLLFFDRKIENKINWPVIVFIALFFSVGFFLRQFYGISKIQGTPAWTMISAGLCTVLFYFLYWLMEVKKQTKWSEFFMPAAANPLLIYILPGVIYYFCKVVNLHIIPGYFRVGVPGIIWALVFSIIMLYVMKIFNKFKIQLHL from the coding sequence ATGAAAATAAAGGAGAATTTATACAATCAAAGGATTATTTCGATTGATGCTTTACGTGGAATTACCATTTTTGTAATGATATTTGTAAATGAGTTAGCAAGCATTCAAAATGTACCGCAATGGATGAAACACATGCCGGCAGATGCCGATGCCATGACTTTTGTAGATTTAGTTTTTCCTGCCTTTCTTTTCATAGTCGGAATGTCGGTTCCGTTTGCTTTTAATGCCAGATTAATAAAAGGCGACAGTCCAAAAGTAATCTGGACGCATACTTTAAAACGAGCTTTGGCCTTAATCATTATAGGGGTTTATATGGTAAATGCCGAATATGGTTTTGACGCTTCAAAAATGATTATTGAACCTGCTTTTTGGGGACTTTTGGCGTATTCAATGCCCATTCCTATTTGGAATAAATATCCAAAAGATTTTTCAGTTTGGTTAAAATATATTCTTCAATATGGCGGAATACTGGTTTTAATTGCCCTGTACTTTTTATACGTTCAGGAAGAAACCGGTAAAGTAGGAATCACGCCAAAATGGTGGGGAATTCTGGGCTTAATAGGCTGGGCATATCTTATTTCGGTAATTTATTACTGGCTGGTTTCGGGTAGACTGTGGGCAATGATTGTTTTTCTGGTAATCTGTGTCGCTTTAAACTCTGCAAATTTGACTAAAGGTTTAGTTTTACCGGAATGGCTCGGTTTTATTGCCGGACATTTAACACATGCAGCATTGGTCACAGCCGGAATAATAATTTCGTTATTATTTTTTGACCGAAAAATCGAAAATAAAATCAATTGGCCTGTAATTGTATTTATAGCATTATTTTTCTCCGTTGGATTTTTTCTGCGACAATTTTACGGAATCTCAAAAATACAGGGAACTCCGGCCTGGACCATGATTTCTGCCGGACTTTGTACGGTTTTATTTTACTTTTTATATTGGTTGATGGAAGTAAAAAAACAAACCAAATGGAGTGAGTTTTTTATGCCCGCCGCAGCAAATCCGTTATTGATTTATATTTTGCCGGGCGTTATTTATTATTTCTGCAAGGTTGTTAATCTGCATATTATTCCGGGTTATTTTAGAGTAGGCGTTCCCGGAATTATCTGGGCGTTAGTATTTTCGATTATAATGCTGTACGTAATGAAAATCTTCAATAAATTTAAAATCCAATTGCATTTGTAG
- a CDS encoding CpsB/CapC family capsule biosynthesis tyrosine phosphatase gives MFSFFKSKPFLKDLLAGDFVDIHSHLLPGIDDGARNIKKTIKLAKAFEELGISQFVTTPHISHYVWNNSEEDIVNKLNETQVLLKEENITIPFKAASEYFMDDWFVNHLKTGKLLTLKDNYILVEISYLSAPLNLYKIIFDIQLAGYVPVLAHPERYLYYHKNFAEYEKLKKAGCLFQLNLLAVMGYYGSEITKTAELLLKKGMYDFSGTDVHHGKHIESLHEKIKIDSAENLKEVIANNQFFRF, from the coding sequence ATGTTTTCATTCTTTAAATCAAAACCTTTTCTAAAAGATCTTTTAGCGGGCGACTTTGTCGACATTCATTCTCATTTACTTCCGGGAATTGATGACGGTGCGAGGAACATTAAAAAAACCATAAAACTGGCTAAAGCTTTTGAGGAATTGGGAATTTCTCAATTTGTTACCACTCCGCATATCAGCCATTATGTCTGGAATAATTCTGAAGAAGATATTGTAAACAAATTAAACGAAACTCAGGTTTTATTAAAAGAAGAAAATATTACTATTCCGTTTAAAGCTGCATCTGAATATTTTATGGATGACTGGTTTGTGAATCATCTTAAAACGGGAAAACTTTTGACTCTTAAGGATAATTATATTTTAGTTGAAATCTCGTATTTGAGCGCTCCTTTAAATTTATATAAAATCATTTTTGATATTCAGCTTGCGGGTTATGTTCCGGTTTTGGCACATCCTGAAAGGTATTTATATTATCATAAAAACTTTGCTGAATATGAAAAATTAAAAAAAGCGGGCTGTTTGTTTCAACTGAATTTATTGGCTGTTATGGGATATTATGGCAGCGAAATCACAAAAACTGCTGAGCTTTTATTAAAAAAAGGGATGTATGATTTTTCAGGAACTGATGTACATCACGGCAAACATATCGAATCTTTACATGAAAAAATCAAAATAGATTCTGCTGAAAATTTAAAAGAGGTTATTGCTAATAATCAGTTTTTTAGATTTTAA